In the genome of Odocoileus virginianus isolate 20LAN1187 ecotype Illinois chromosome 17, Ovbor_1.2, whole genome shotgun sequence, the window TTCTATTGCTTTTCTGCTTGGCTTCCAGCCTCTCCACGCTCTGGTCTTAACCTCTTTTCCTGGCACATCCTTATGCCCTCTCGACACTTGTTGGctgacaccccctccccaccaatgTACTTCTTCTGGACTTTGGACATACCGTTCGTTCACCTGGAATCCCCTTCCATGTGATAGGCCAGGAGGCAAGACACGAGAGTGACTTAGTCTAGGGTTGGCAGCTGAGATGGAGAGAAGTAAATGGATTCAGTGTGTAGTTTGAAGAGAAGGACTTGCTGGAGCAGGATaagggagggtgggggaaggaatgACTTCTAGATTTTTAAGTTGGGCATCTTTGAGAATAATGATGTCTTTTATTAAAGTGGTGTTAACCAGGAAGGAAATACATTGGGGGGCATGTAAATTAATAATTGAATTTGAGAGCTAATAATAACTAAgtggataaataataataaacaagtgAGTTTCACAGATAGTTAGCTGGACTTGGTGAGTGGCTCAGGCCTGGGTAGAGTGTGTAGAGTCAGGAGTCATCACCAGATGGATGGTATTTAAAGCTGCAGGACTGGATGAGACACCCATGAGGAAAGGGGGCCCCACAAGGAAAGCCCTGAGGCTCTTGGAGCAGAGTAGGAGAATCCAGCAGAGACTGAGAAGCAGccagagagaggggaagaaaccCAGGGAGGGCAGTGTCCTGGAGTCTCAGAGAAGACATAGTTTCAAGAAGGAGGATGTGGCTGTCTATGTTGAATGCAGCTGAGTGGTCACATGAGATGAGAACAGAGAAATGACTGCTGCATTTAGTAACATTCAAAGTTAACTGGTGACCTTGACAAGGGCGGTGTCTGGTGTGGTTAGGTTGGAAGCCAGTGTGGACTGGGTTAAGAGAAAATCGGAAATAGGAATCAGAGACAGTGACAACCCTCTCCAGAAATTTCTCTGTAACAGGAGCAGAGAAATGGGCCAGGAGGTAGAGGAGGATGTAAATCCAGGAAAAGTTCAGTCCTTAAGCAATACTGCCTGAATCATAGCTAATACCTATTCAgtgtttgaagtgaagtgaagttgctcagtcgtgtccgactctttgcgaccccatggactgtagcctaccaggctcctctgtccatgggatcttccaggcaagagtactggagtgggttgccatttccttccccagaggatcttcccgtcccagggatcgaaccccagtctctagcattgtgggcagacactttaccgtctgagccaccctgGAATCAGTGTTTAATCTCACCTAATCCttgaaagggggcttccctggtggctcagaggttaaagtgtctgcctgcaacatgggagacccaggttcgatccctgggtcgggaagatcccctggagaaggaaatggcaacccactccagtattcttgcctggagaatcccatggacggaggagcctggtaggctacagtccacggggtcgtaaagagtcggacacgactgagcgacttcattcactcactcactcactcactcaatccTTGAAAGAGTCCTAAAAGGAAGATAATCCAGGCATCTCCTTTTCACAGAAAGAGATGACGGTAACCTGTCCAGGTCATGATGATGCTAAGAGGTggggccaggatttgaatccagctAGCTGTGCTTGTGTTCCAGACATTATGTGAGAGGCGATTGCCAGTGCAGGGGCAGGGGAACCTGCAGGCAACATCcaagaaggtgggagggggtggactctagaaggaaaaaagggaCGGGATGTGTCATCTCATCACCATAAGAGGGTCAGTGGTGACCATGAGAACAAGTCAGTTTGTGGTCTGGGTGGGAGGACATAAGGTAGCCCTTACCTGATGACTTCAGGGTCCTCTGGAGATCGAGGGAGATGGGCAGAAGGGACAGTGAAAAGCAAGCCTCGTAGGGAAAAAGGATGATTGCAAGGCAGTAAAGAATGAAATTTAGTGATACCATGGTCTCAGGCACACCATGCCCTTAGCCACAAGGAGCTCAAACTAGTTCCCTAGCCAGGAatgccctttcttcttcttccccctACTCTTCATGCCTCAGGCCAGCCTTCCTCCCTTCTGTCTGGACCATTATTTCAGCAGTTACCCAGACATTTACTCATTTGTTGACTCAGCACACATGAGTTGAGATGCTACTGTTTGTATGGACCCAGCTAGGTGCCCACACTGAGTAATATCCAGACCTATTTGCAAGGAATTTCTGTCTAGGAGAGGAGGCAAGCATATAAATTTGTAAATTACAATGTGATATGACAAGAATAATAATGAAAGTAGCAAGAGACACATGGCCAGTACAGAGGAAGACAACTTTACAATGGAGTCAGGGACTCTTCCCCAAGGAGGCATGGACTCTTATCCAAGTGTGAGTATAAGATGGACAGAGGGGCAGGGCCACGTGTACCAAAACCCAGAATTTGCCAAGAGTCTGATGAAGCTGGAGGACGGGGAACAAGCAGCTCGATGTGGTTAAGGAGACAGATCCAGAAGagcaggatggggtggggctggagaagcCTATAGAGCCAGGTCACAGTTGAAGTCTGGAGGTTATTCTGAAGTCAAATCAGGAAGAGACAGTCTCGAGTCTGCATTTGAGAAACATCACTCTATGCCTCTGTGTAGTGTGGCGAGTAAACTGGAGCAGGCAGTTTACTCCTGGTGGAAACAGGGAGCCTAAAGAGGAAGGAGCCTGGAAAGAGCCCCAGTGAGAAACGGCCGATTCCACACACACAGGAGGGAGACAGCTACTTAGGTGGCAGGCTTGCTAGGAACTGGTGATCAGTGGATAAAGCTGGTGAAGGAGAGAGAGGCTTGGGTGCTTGATAAGAGGCAGAACCAGGAGCCCAATGTGGAATGCAGACAGTCAAGCAAATTTGGGGTTGAGGGGGCAGGCTCAGTTTTGGTCTAGGTGAGTTTGAAGTGGGGAGCATGGGGAGGTTACTCTAATGGCAGGCAGGTAGCAGTGTCAGGAGGGGCAGGCACGGGCAGAGCTGGAGACTCAGATTGGAGTCTTGCAAAATAAAAGCCAAGGCAACCCATAGGTAGGAATGAAAATGCCCTGTGAGCATTATGTTCTTGAGAAAGGAACCAGGACAGTGCCCTGGGGCAGGCAGAGGATGGGGTTGCCAGGAAGGAAGCTTCCCAGGCTACTGAGATGAGGTGCAGGaagccctggagagcagcctgtgGACCCAAACAAGAGACAGCTGTCTCTACAGCCTCTTCGTCCCCTCTGTCTTCTTCCCACCAGCATGTGCTCGGTGTCTGCTCAGAGCAGGCCCAGCTGCAGGGCCTGGGGTGCAGTAACCAGACCAATTCCCCTGCTCCTTGGGGGAAGCAGACCCCAAACTAtcacagaaggaaataaagatgatTTCTGTCCTTGGTGACTGCTGTGAGAGAGATGCGGTGAGTGGAGGAGAGTTTAATGGAGACTAGCTATTAATATTTCAgactgggaggcctggggagGTCACTCAGAGTGACCAGACTGACTGAAGGGAGGGAGGAATCCCCGGGGGAGGGAAAAGCAGTAAAAAACCCTGTGGAAACAGAGAGCTTGGTGCCTGGCAGGAACAGAAAGTGGGCCTGAGGGCCTGGAGTCTTGTGACTTGGAGGAATGTGTGAGATTAGATCTGAGAGGTAAACAGGGGTGCTCACGGAGGACTGGGAAGTCATTTGAGACCCTGGTTTGTCATTTGATTATTTGTCTTCTTTACAGTTTGCAATTACCTTTACTCTAGTTTTGttgttaacagctttattgagatataattcacatactatataattccgctttttaaaatgtacagttaagCTTTTAGTATAGTCACAGAATTGTATGACCATCACTACAGTAATTTGAGAGTTTTCATTACCTCAAAAAGAAACCGTGTACACTTCACCCACCACACTGTATTTCCTTGATCCCCTCCAGCCCTAAGCAACCGCtaatctacttttatttatttggaaatttcttttttttttttaatttggaaatttatttggaaatttcatgtgcatgcgtgttcagtcgcttagtcatgtctgactctttgcgaccctattgtagccctacaggctcctctgtccatgagattctcgaggcaagaatactagagtgggttgccatttccaactccaggggatcttccagacccagggatcgaacccccatctcttgtgtctccttcatgggcatgcaggttctttaccactgcgccacctggacaTTCATAGAACATGTGATGCTttgtgactagcttctttcacttagcataacgtttttaagtttcctccacattgtagcatgcattagtactccatttctttttatggctgaataatatcccattgtaggGACTTAACAcaattttccttatccattcattaatGGATGGAGATTTGGgttaccattttattatttttaattttttgtttttatctttttccttttgatttttcattttaataacccAAGTAATATATGATTCAAGTAACGCATCCATACCTTGTCCAAGTAAAAGAGCAAATGGTGCAGACACAACCTATAAACGCCCCCATGCTTCTTGAGCCCTACTCCTCTCTCCAGAAACAGCTGATGAGAACTTGCTGTCTATCAGTCTAGTCCTCCATGTTGGGTTTCTTCATCTAACTTCGTATCACACTCCCAGCTCCCTAGGCCGTGGCTCCTCCCTTGCCCCAGGCCTCCTAGATATCTTCTGGGTAAACTGGGCccaaaggtttataaactcagtGACTTACTGGCCAGTGTGAGAAAGTTCTTTAGAGGGATTTCCCCCTGTCTCTGAACACCCGCATTCAGGTGTGGACGGGACGGTGAGTGGCTGGGAGGAGGCCAAAATCAACAGCTCCAACCCCCTGCGCTATGACTGCCAGACCGGGCAATTTATGGTCACCCTGGCTGGGCTCTACTACCTGTACTGTCAGGTAAGCCCCACCTGGCTCCACGGGTAAAGCCGGAACTGAAGGAGGAGGGTTGGGCTTCGAGGTTGGGGGCAAGTTGTAGGTGGGGAGGGGGACCGTGGGGTTTGGGCTGAGAGGAGCCTTGGGCCTCTCAGGACACCTGAGATGAAGCAGAGGGCCTGGActccgcccctcccccgcccccccaggtGCACTTTGATGAGGGGAAGGCTGTCTACCTGAAGCTGGACTTGCTGGTGGATGACACGCTGGCCCTGCGCTGCCTGGAGGAATTCTCGGCCACTGCGGCCAGTTCCCCCGGGCCCCAGCTCCGTCTCTGCCAGGTGTCAGGGCTCTTGCGCCTTCGGCGAGGGTCCTCCCTGCGGATCCGCACCCTCCCCCAGACCCAACTCAAGGCTGCCCCCTTCCTCACCTACTTTGGACTCTTCCAAGTTCACTGAAGGGCCCCGGTCTCCAGTGGCTTGTCCCCACAGCCGCTCTCTGAGCACCCCTGTCCCCTCTGCCCCACCCTGAGCTGCTCCTCCCCCAGACCTGCCTCTCCCCCAGGCTGCCAGGGCTCACGTGATGTCCACGCCACACAAGTATTCCCAGCCTCTCTGACagctctccccacctccagctctCCACCCCACTAGCTCCCCAACCCCATTTATCTCCTGACTCCCCAGCCCTGGTGCAGCCCCCCAGGACACTGTGTTTACTGCACTCTGGGTGATGATGGGTCCTCCACACCCCCTCTTCAGGCACTAAGAGGGGCCGGATGCCAGAGAGACTGGGACTAGGCCAGGAGTTCCGGAATGTGAGGGGTCAGAGACCAGGACAGGCTCCTCCCTTGATAATTCCCtgtggatttttaaaacagatattatttttattattattgtgacTAAATGTTGATAAGTGGATATTAAAGAGAATAAGTCATGGTTGCTCTCTTTATTGGGGCTTAGAGGATATCCTCAGGGTAGCTGAGGGCCATTGGAAGGGGgggtctgggaggtggggggtggggggagacagtCACCTGGAATTCCAGGACGACATCCAGGTTTGGGCACGGGGACCTATGTGCCTTGAAGTCCCAGGCAGGAGAAAAGAGTCAAAAGGCAAACtgccaggaaggaaaaaaaaaatcaattctctGCCCAAGGTCCAGCAGAAGTTGCCTGATTTACCTAGGAGGCGGGCTTCCTCCTGTGGggaatccctgggctgggaggagcagCGGCCCTTCCTCTTGGCAGCCTGGGCACCTGCAGCAGGTGCTGGCACCAGCCTGGGCTGGGACTTGGCGCAGGGAGTGgggaagcgggggtggggggcggggaagcAGGCACGATGTGGGGGCTCAGGGTCAGGAAGTGGGACACTAGGGCCCAGGAACACGGGAAGCTTCGCCCCAGGGTCCAGGCAGAAGTCCTACAGTGGTGGGGCGCTCTGGCTGTGTCTTTCTCATTTGTCCAGAGCCTTATGTAAGTGTTTCTGGGGAAACAGGAAGTCCCGCTTGCCAAGTTCAGCAGAGAGAGTAGTGCAGGCCTTCTTCCAACACACCCGGCCTGGCCTTAACCCCGGAACTCAGCCAGTTCCTTGCTTCCCCGACCCTGGTTCTCCTCCCCACTGAccccctcttctccccacccctcccaccttcagtcacCGTCAGCAGACTGCCCCGGAGATCTCACCTGTGCCTGGGCGTGAGGGTCTTCCACTCTCAGCCCTTGACCCTCGGTGCTGCCCAGCACGTCTCTCCATCCTGGCTCCTGGCACCATGCCCCAGAGCCAGCCaaccttccctcccccacttctgGGGCCGCCCCGGGGTTCCTGCGCTCTGGCCGCTCCTCCTGGGTGTCACTGGCAGCCCTGTCCTTCCTAGAGAGACTAACACCAAATTCTTCTGAggctggaggaggtgaggggtCTCGGGACAGTGCTGGCCCCGCAGCAGGGTGCCAAGAGCACCAGCAGTGCCCCAGCTTGCTTCCCGCCTCCCTTCTTTTTATTCTCAAGTTCCTTTTTATTCCTCCCTTGCGTAACGCCCTTCTTCCCTTCTGCACCACTGCCTGCACCCCTACCCTCCCCGTCACCTCCTTGCCATCCCACTCCTGAGACCACAGCTGTTGGCAGGGTCCCCAGCTCATGCCAGCCTCATTTCCTTCCTTGTTAAGCCCCCAGGGAGACATGGGGGGCTCCGTCCGAGAGCCGGCGCTCTCAGTTGCCCTCTGGTTGAGTTGGGGGGCGGCTCTGGGGGCTGTGGCTTGTGCCATGGTTCTGCTGACCCAACAAACCGAGCTGCAGACCTTAAGGAGAGAGGTGACCCGGCTGCAGAGGAACGGAGGGCCCTCCGAGAAGGGGGAAGGGAATCCGTGGCTGAATCTCCAGGAGCAGGTGAGTGAGGGGAGAAGCATGTCTGGTGAAAAAGGATGCGTGGCAGGGTGGTCTCTGGGTCTCTCAGTTCCAGCTGCTTGGTCGGCAAAGTTTGGAATGGGTGCAAGAGAGGATCCCAGGGTTTGGAGGTCAAGGGAGCGACCATTCCAGGAAAGGAAATTGTTAAAGATTAATGCTTCTCATACCTAACAGATTCTGGAGGAGAGCCAGTACCCAGACTCAGGTTGCTGGGGAAAGGTGCAGGAGAGATGTGAGGCATTCCTGGGGCAGGTGGGAGGTGGCGGGTGGGGCTGGGGAAAAGGCTTTCTGGGACCCTTGAATCTTAGCCTAACCCTGACCCTCTTTCCATGAGCAGAGCCCTGATGGCACAGAAGGCCGGGAGAATGGGGAGAGATCCCGGAGGAGGAGAGCAGTGCTCACCCGTAAACAGAAGAGTGAGGCCTCTGGGGTGCAGCAGGGGTGGGAGGTGATCCACAGCAGGGGTATCTGGAGACTGCAACCCTGAGCCAGGGTGAGGGCTGAGGGCTGACAGCCGCGCAACTGCTGAgatctcctccctctctccccagagaAGCGCTCAGTTCTGCACCTCGTTCCCATTAACATCACCTCCAAGGGTGAGCACTATTTTCAATCACggctttggggtggggggcaagatCTAGGAAGTGTGGGACTGGCACATCGGCCAAAGAGAACCTTAGAGAATAAGTGTCTGAGTGTGCACAGAAACCCTCACTGCCACATTCTTTGCCTCCAGAGGACTCTGATGTGACAGAGGTAATGTGGCAACCAGCTCTCCAGCGCGGGCGAGGCTTGGAGGCCCAAGGATATGTTGTTCGAGTCTGGGATGCTGGAGTTTATCTGCTGTACAGCCAGGTAACCCCAAATATCCCCTGAGCCTCACCTGAGGGACTGGAGGTCTGTTTTCCCAAAGCCTTGTACCCCAGCACTGAGGTTTCTCAACCCCTAGTCATACCCCACTTAGAGGGCCCTTCTTCATTCCTCTGCTCCTTTGTCAGggctcctgaggctgcccagaCCCGAGCCACACCAGCCCAGTTTCTTcagcatcccctcccttccctgtcaGGTCCTGTTTCATGATGAGACTTTCACCATGGGTCAGATGGTATCTCGGGAGGGACAAGGAAGGCAGGAGACTCTATTCCGATGCATACAAAGTATGCCCTCCAACCCTGACTGGGCCTATAACAGCTGCTACAGTGCAGGTGAGAGGTGGGTGGGCAATGGAGGGTGGATGTGAGGGGAGCAGATCCCTGACCTGGGGCAACAGTGGGGGAGCTATGGCAGGGGCTTGGAAGCTGGGGTGTAGAGGCGGAGTGAGGAATGAAGGACAGAATGCCTTAGTCCTTACAGGAGGCAAACAAGGTTGAGCTGGATAAGGGAGGGGAAACATCAGATTATCTGCATGGCTGTGCTTCACTGAGCATCTGTTTTCTCCCCTTTCTCAGGTGTCTTCCATTTACACCAGGGGGATATCTTGAGTGTTGTAATCCCTCGGGCAAGGGCCAAACTTAGCCTCTCTCCACATGGAACCTTCCTGGGGCTTGTGAAACTGTGACTGTGTTGTAAAAGGTAGTTCTGAGCTTGGAAGACCAGGGTGGGTACACTTTGGAGATGGCCAAGAGCTGATTAGACAATGGACAGGGAACAGTCTGGCACAGAGGCCTGCCTCTGCCCCCAGGTTTGACGGCTCATGactctcccttcttcccaccctcacccccaggacTTTGAATTCATGGATATTAAAGAGGTATAATAGCTTGTTCTTTTTCTCCATCCAGCCCCAAATTCTTGAGGGAgtagggtaggggtgggggtgggaaatgccaggcttTGTCTAGACTTGCTCTGGGTCCCACTGGAATGCTTCCAGAACAGCACCACCATCTAGCGGCGGTTTGAAACAACCATCCTGTCGGTTGGCAAATGTCCACGAGTTCTTCCTCCGCTCAAACTCCTGGTTCTTTACACCACACCTCTCTTTAGGTACCCTCTGCCTCTTCACCCAACAAGAAGCCCCATCCTCACTTCGCTCTCCATCTACTGGGCTCGTTTCCATTACTATCTCCAGAGGTGTAATTGTTAGGCGCCGGTCTGCAGAGGGTGCCCGATGACGACGGCCCCCTTGCAGCCACACCACTACTCTTCAGGTCCCAAGTTTTGCCTTCACTCTGTCCACTATCGTGGCCCGGCAGGCCGGGTCGCCTTGGCTAAATCGTACGCCCCAGTCCTGATCCTGTCTCACTCCTCTGATCTCTCCTTTCTCCGCAAGCCctgcctaaaatttaaaaataaagactaaataaataaGACCTTGGATCCATTTCCCCCACTGCTGTGCCTCAGCTCGGTCCACGCACGGGGACCTCCCAGCCCTCCCAGCCCTCTTCCGACGCGCTTCATTGGACCCACGTGTCAGGGCCCCCAGTTCAGGCCCGGGGGAGCGAGGAACACCAGGGTACACGGCGCGGGGGCGGAGGGCGGAAGATCGGCACGGGACAACGCAGGCGCAAAAGAACTAATGGAGGGGCTGCCCGGCGCAGCTCGGTTCAGCGGGTCTGCGCAGGCGCATCCCTGCGTGGGGCGCGTGGGCGGGACGGTCCCGTGGCGTCTACGCTCTCGGGTAGGCGGGGCTAGGCGCGTGGTGGCCCCGCCGGCGCTGTTCGCCGGGTGTGACGCACTAATTGTGCGCCATCGCCGCCGGTGGGCCTGGGGCtcgagggaggggaaggaggaggaggagggggaggtggtggaggtggaggcTGAAGCAGAGCAAGAGGCGGCCGCGGCGGGGCGGCGCGGCGCGCGGCCCAGAAGCGTTGGAATCCTGAATTGAGACGGCTGCGCCTGAAGACAGCAGAAGTGGTGGGGCCGCCGCCGCTGGAGAGATGAGCCGGGAAGCCTGAGGCCGGAGACGCCCGCCCTCGGGCCTGTCCGCCCGGCTTCCCCGCTCTGGGTGAggacgccccctcccctccccccagctctgccacGGCCTCTCCCGTTTCTGAACCCCATTCCCACCTAACGGGGGCCCAGGAGGCCCTCGAAGGGGCTTTATAAAGCCCTTGCACACGGAGTCTCCTGAGCTTGTAGGACCACACCGGTGCTGGGACGCATTCTGGTCCCCAGGACTGAGCAGGAAGGGGGCTGGGCCAACCTGGCTCGGCTGAGTTCCGTCTCAGCGCGTCTTGACTCGGCTCCTTAAGCGCCATCCGGTTCTCTTTCAGTTTCCTCTAAAATCCTTCCCTTCTCATTAGATTTTATGACTTGAGCCGTAGCCCTCGTGTCCCCATTACCTCCTGAGACGACCCGAGCATGCCCACACACCCCATTCATTCCTCGGTGATGGAGAACTCTCTTCTCACTCTCGTTTACGGATTCCTGGCGGAAGTTGTGTTCTCACGTATCTCTGTACCATGTCAGTATTCCCGTACTGAGCCATTTCCCTTACTAACTCTCAATTAGGACATCCCTTGTGCCAGTAGACTTGTGttagtgctcagtcgtgtccgactctttgctaccccatggtagcccgccaggctcctctgtccatggaattctccaggcaaaagaatactggagcgggttgccatttccttctccaggagatttcctgactcaggaatggaacctaggtctcctgcattgtaggcggattctttaccgtcatctaccagggaagcccctggtggtATTCAAGTAGAGAAGTGGAGCCTGAAAATACTAGGCTTGATGTGGGGATCTGAGAAATAAGAACCCTGAGGCCTGCTGCTTAGCCATTCTTCCTTGCCTCTAGTTGGGCAGGAGAGAAATGGTGGCACAGACTATAAAGGGCAGCTTGTGGACCATGTTAACTATAAGGAAGATCTGAAGTTAGgagtgggcagaggagggggtggggagggctaaGATCCTGGGAGAGCAGGAGTCTCTTGCAGTGTTAAGAGCTGGGTCTAAGAAAAGGGAGTCCTGGTTTAGAAAAGCCAGTCATGTCTGCTTGAAATCTGCCTTTTCCATAGTGTGTTTGTGTCTAATTGCAGAAGATGCATGCTGAGAAAGAGAGGTGGGATCTGGGGTGTAGGATGTTTGGATTCTGACACTCCAACTTTTGTTTTCCAGGCTATTGGAAGATGAAAGAGACTATACAAGGGACCGGGTCTTGGGGGCCTGAGCCTCCTGGACCCGGCATAGCCCCAGCTTTTTCAAGTCCCAGGCGGGAGCGTCTTCGttggcccccaccccccaaaccccGACTCAAATCAGGTGGAGGGTTTGGGCCAGACCCTGGGTCAGGGACCACAGTGCCAACCAGACGCCTCCCTGTCCCTCGGCCCTCTTTTGATGCCTCAGCtagtgaagaggaggaggaagaagaggacgacgaagatgaagatgaggaggaggaagtggcagcttGGAGGCTGCCCCCCAGATGGGGTCAGCTGGGAGCTTCCCAGAGGCCTCGCCCTCCCCGCCCTACTCATCGGAAAACCTGTTCACAGCGCCGTCGCAGAGCTATGAGAGCCTTCCGGATGCTGCTCTACTCAAAAAGCACCTCGCTGACATTCCACTGGAAGCTTTGGGGGCGCCACCGGGGCCGGCGGCGGAACCTCCCACACCCCAAGAACCATCTTTCACCCCGGGAAGGGGCCATGACACCACAGGTGCCATCCCCTTGCTGTCGTTTTGACTCCCCCCGGGGACCACCTCCACCCCGGCTGGGTCTGTTAGGTGCTCTCATGGCTGAGGATGGGGTGAGAGGATCTCCACCAGTGCCCTCTGGGGCCCCCATGGAGGAAGATGGATTAAGGTGGACTCCAAAGTCTCCTCTGGGCCCTGACTCCGGTAAGGTGGGAATggggcagaggagagggtggAGATGGCTAAGATCCTGGGAGACCAGGAGTCTCTTGCTGTGATAAGAGTTAGGTCTAAGGAAAGtaggagggcagagagagaggttGCAGAACAGTTGTGCAATGTTTTAAGCCCCACTCCGAGCAGGAACTAAGTCTGGGAAGAGAGTCAAGGCCGGGAAACAGGATTCCTAAGTAGGTGCCCTGTGCATAGATGAGAGAGGGAATCATGGTTTAGAAAAGCCAGTCATGTCTGCTTGAACTCTGTCTTCATTTGGCCTCTGAGGGTAAGTGCCCCATGCATGTACATCTCATTCTTAGAGTGGTGGGATGGATCTCTGGGTAGAGGAGTACATCACCTGGACAGCTGTGTGTGACATTCTCACTCAGAATGTTTCTCTTTGGGAGAACTCCAACTAAACAACATCAGGCTCTGtctttgttaattattttcatatttattgagtCTTTGCTGTATGCCAGGTACTATGCTAGAGTGCTAGGCATTATAAGAAATATCTTTGAACTTTACATCTCTCTGAATCCTAGTGTTTTCTTGCTTTCCTCCTGTTTTTGAGTACAGGCATACCTCGTTTCATTGCgcttcactttattgtacagcgGAGAcattgcattttttacaaattgaaggtctgtGGCAACACTGAGTAGAGCAAGTcttatcagtgccatttttccaatagtATTTGTTCAGTAGCATGTCTGTGTCACGTTTTGGtaattcttgaaatatttcattgCCTCCACCCCTGAAAAGGTTACTGCTCACTGAAAGCTCAGATGATGGCATTTTTagcaatgaagtttttttttaatatttttgttttattggaatatagttgatttaaagtgTGGtgttaagtttcaggtgtacagcaaagtgattctgttataaatatattcattcttttttagattcttatgcaggttatcacagaatattgagtaaagtaccctgtgctatatataCTAAGtcctatattatatatagtactgCGTATATGTTTATCCCAAGCTCTTGATTTATCCTTCCCCTCCACATTCTCCTTTGgcaactataagtttgttttcaatatttctataaattGGTTTCTgatttgtgaataag includes:
- the TNFSF13 gene encoding tumor necrosis factor ligand superfamily member 13 isoform X1, with the translated sequence MPASFPSLLSPQGDMGGSVREPALSVALWLSWGAALGAVACAMVLLTQQTELQTLRREVTRLQRNGGPSEKGEGNPWLNLQEQSPDGTEGRENGERSRRRRAVLTRKQKKKRSVLHLVPINITSKEDSDVTEVMWQPALQRGRGLEAQGYVVRVWDAGVYLLYSQVLFHDETFTMGQMVSREGQGRQETLFRCIQSMPSNPDWAYNSCYSAGVFHLHQGDILSVVIPRARAKLSLSPHGTFLGLVKL
- the TNFSF13 gene encoding tumor necrosis factor ligand superfamily member 13 isoform X2, encoding MGGSVREPALSVALWLSWGAALGAVACAMVLLTQQTELQTLRREVTRLQRNGGPSEKGEGNPWLNLQEQSPDGTEGRENGERSRRRRAVLTRKQKKKRSVLHLVPINITSKEDSDVTEVMWQPALQRGRGLEAQGYVVRVWDAGVYLLYSQVLFHDETFTMGQMVSREGQGRQETLFRCIQSMPSNPDWAYNSCYSAGVFHLHQGDILSVVIPRARAKLSLSPHGTFLGLVKL